In the genome of Gloeotrichia echinulata CP02, one region contains:
- a CDS encoding NINE protein, translating to MANLNTNHTSKQLISGYCGIILGGFGVHKFVLGYAPEGFIMLVISVVGGSFTYGFSFIIMQLVGLIEGMIYLNKSHEQFVNTYFLNKQGWF from the coding sequence ATGGCTAATCTCAATACTAATCACACTAGCAAACAACTTATATCTGGTTATTGTGGCATTATTCTCGGAGGCTTTGGCGTCCACAAATTTGTTCTTGGATACGCTCCAGAAGGCTTTATTATGCTGGTAATTTCTGTTGTAGGTGGTTCCTTCACCTACGGTTTTAGCTTCATAATTATGCAACTTGTCGGTTTGATTGAAGGCATGATCTACTTGAACAAATCCCATGAACAATTCGTCAATACTTACTTTCTGAATAAGCAGGGCTGGTTCTAG